The Actinomycetota bacterium DNA segment GTCGGACACGGGACGAGGTTCTCGTTCGTCCTGCCGTCCTCGGGGGTGAGGTCCTAGACGGGGCTGCGGGCGAGCTCGCGGCGCACCACCGGGGCGACCTCGGTCCCGAACAGCTCGATCGACCTCATCACCTGACGGTGCGGGATCGTCCCGACCGTGAACTGCAGCAGGAACCGGTCGTGTCCGAAGATCTCGTGCTGGAAGAGGATCTTCTCTACGACCTGTTGCGGGCTGCCGACGAAGTTGGCGCCGTGCAGCGTGGCGCTCGCCTCGTACTGGGGACGGGACATAGGGGGCCAACCGCGTTCGCGCCCGATCTTGTTCATGGCGGCGGACACGGCGGGGTAGGACTCGTTCATCGCTGCCTGCGAGGTCTCGGCGATGTAGCCGTGCGAGTTGATGCTCAGGCGGGGAGGCTCGTGGCCCCCGCGGCGGGCCGCCTCCGCGTGCAGCTGCGCGATCGGCTTGAACCGAGCCGGCTCCCCGCCGATGATCGCCAGAGCCATCGGCAGTCCGAGGGCTCCGGCGCGCACGGCCGATGGCGGGTTCCCGCCCACCGCGATCCAGACCGGGAGCGGGTCCTGCACCGGCCTCGGGTACACCCCGCGTCCTTCGATGGGCGACCGGTGACGTCCCGACCACGTCACGATCTCTGATCGCCGGATCTCGAGCAGCAGCTCGAGCTTCTCGGCGAACAGCTCGTCGTAGTCTGCGAGGTCGTAGCCGAAGAGCGGGAACGGCTCCACGAACGAACCTCGGCCCGCCATGATCTCGGCGCGGCCCTCCGACAGCAGGTCCAACGTCGCGAACCCTTCGAACACGCGGACGGGGTCGTCCGAGCTGATGACCGAGACCGTGCTCGTGAGCCTGACCCGGGTCGTGCGCGCTGCAACCGCGGCCAGCACGACCGCAGGAGCGGAGGCGAGGAAGTCCGAGCGGTGGTGCTCACCGACCCCGAAGACGTCCAGGCCGAGCTGGTCGGCGAGCTCGGCCTCCTCGAGCACGTTGCGCATGCGCTCGGCGGGCGCGACCGACGGGTCGCCCTGCACGAAGGTGAATACGCCCAGTTCCATGACCATGTGAACGATCTCGGGGGAGCCGGGATTCCCGGGTTCCGGTTCTCGGTCGGGCCCTCCCCAACCGCAGGAAGGTCCGGGTGAGCGCGCTCGTCACCCAGGTCGTCGTCTCGAGGCGCCCCTCCTCTCTGAGTCGAACGTGGTGTCGGGGTCGCCGACGCCGTGGGTGCCGCATGGCCTGCGCCGCAGGCCTCACCCGTCCGGCGAAAGCGGGCGTGTGCCGAGCCAAACGACCGATCCGGTGGCGAGCAGCGCGAGGCCCCCGATGACGGCGACGAACGGCAGCGTGAAGGCCAGCAGCATGCACAGCCCCAGTCCGACGCCGGCCAGCCACCGAGGCCACCGTCGCTCCGCGTCTGTCAGCGTCCACGCGGAGGCGTTCGTCAGCGCGTAGTACGTCAGAACCGCGAACGAGCTGAACCCGATGGCCTCACGCAGGTCGGCGAAGAGCGCCACGGCGCACACGACGACCGCTACGGCGAGCTCAGCGCGGTGCGGCGTTCGGTGGCGGTGGTGCACCGCGTCGAGGAACCCGGGGAGCTCCCGCCGGCGCGCCATCGAAAGCACGGTGCGACTGACGCCGGCCAGCAGGGAGAGCAGGACGCCTGCCGACGCCACCGCGGCGCCTACGCGCACCACCGGCGTCAAGACCGCCCACCGCCCCGCACCGACAGCGACGGCCAGTGGGGCGGGCGCCCCGGCGAGTCGCTCCGGTCCGACGGCGGCGAGGGCGGCCGACAGCACGACGGCGTAGACGATCACGACGACGCCCAGGGCCAGTGGGATCGCCTTGGGGATGACGGTCTGCGGCTCGCGGACCTCCTCGCCCAAGGTGGCCAGCCGGGCGTAGCCTGCGAAGGCGAAGAACAGCAGGCCTGCGGACCGCAGCACCCCCCACACGCCGTTGGGCAACTCGGCGGTGAGGTTGCCCCCGGCCGCGTGGCCGCCGAGCAGCGACGCCGCGACAGTCATAGCCAGGGTAGCGAGGACCAGCGCGACGATGATCCGGGTGAAGCGTGCGGTTCTCTCCACACCGCGGTAGTTCACGGCGGTCATGGTGACAACGGCGCCGATGCCCAGCGGGCGCGCGAGCTCTGGGTTGACGTAGGAGCCGAAGGTCAGCGCCATCGCGGTGAGG contains these protein-coding regions:
- a CDS encoding Atu2307/SP_0267 family LLM class monooxygenase, translated to MELGVFTFVQGDPSVAPAERMRNVLEEAELADQLGLDVFGVGEHHRSDFLASAPAVVLAAVAARTTRVRLTSTVSVISSDDPVRVFEGFATLDLLSEGRAEIMAGRGSFVEPFPLFGYDLADYDELFAEKLELLLEIRRSEIVTWSGRHRSPIEGRGVYPRPVQDPLPVWIAVGGNPPSAVRAGALGLPMALAIIGGEPARFKPIAQLHAEAARRGGHEPPRLSINSHGYIAETSQAAMNESYPAVSAAMNKIGRERGWPPMSRPQYEASATLHGANFVGSPQQVVEKILFQHEIFGHDRFLLQFTVGTIPHRQVMRSIELFGTEVAPVVRRELARSPV
- a CDS encoding APC family permease: MAARKEFADLNVGREDRRLARRLTTPDAVVIGVGAMVGAGVFAAPGPAAAAAGTWLLVGLALAAAVAYANATSSAQLAALYPEAGGTYVYARERLGDYWGFLAGWGFVVGKTASLTAMALTFGSYVNPELARPLGIGAVVTMTAVNYRGVERTARFTRIIVALVLATLAMTVAASLLGGHAAGGNLTAELPNGVWGVLRSAGLLFFAFAGYARLATLGEEVREPQTVIPKAIPLALGVVVIVYAVVLSAALAAVGPERLAGAPAPLAVAVGAGRWAVLTPVVRVGAAVASAGVLLSLLAGVSRTVLSMARRRELPGFLDAVHHRHRTPHRAELAVAVVVCAVALFADLREAIGFSSFAVLTYYALTNASAWTLTDAERRWPRWLAGVGLGLCMLLAFTLPFVAVIGGLALLATGSVVWLGTRPLSPDG